One window from the genome of Clupea harengus chromosome 19, Ch_v2.0.2, whole genome shotgun sequence encodes:
- the LOC116225086 gene encoding trypsin-3-like — protein sequence MQYLSAADSRIQVRLGEHSLSSNEGTEQFIDSAKIIKHPNYNDYNLDKDIMLIKLSRPAALNSYVQTVALPSRCPVADEGCMVSGWGNTTVADPDGSAAKIWP from the exons ATGCAATATCTAAGCGCTGCTGATAG TCGCATCCAGGTGCGCCTTGGTGAGCACAGCCTGTCCTCCAACGAGGGCACCGAACAGTTCATCGACTCCGCCAAAATCATCAAGCACCCCAACTACAACGACTACAACCTGGACAAGGACATCATGCTCATCAAGCTGAGCCGCCCGGCTGCACTCAACAGCTACGTCCAGACTGTGGCCCTGCCCAGCAGATGCCCCGTAGCCGACGAGGGCTGCATGGTGTCCGGATGGGGCAACACTACTGTAGCTGACCCTGATGGATCAGCTGCCAAGATATGGCCGTAG